A window of Malania oleifera isolate guangnan ecotype guangnan chromosome 5, ASM2987363v1, whole genome shotgun sequence contains these coding sequences:
- the LOC131155198 gene encoding homocysteine S-methyltransferase 2, whose protein sequence is MAILETSSFMSDFVRQAGGAAVIDGGLATELERHGADLNDPLWSAKCLLSSPHLICRVHLDYLEAGADIIITASYQATIQGFEAKGFSREESEALLKRSVEIACEARDVYYDRCSKGLPDGTGDEKILKHRPILVAASVGSYGAFLADGSEYSGNYGDAITLETLKDFHRRRVQILAASGADLIAFETVPNKLEAQAYARLLEEEDINIPAWFSFNSKDGVNVVSGDSLLECATIAESCKRVVAVGINCTPPRYIHDLILCLKKVTTKPLLIYPNSGESYDANLKEWVQNTGVSDGDFVSYVNKWWQVGASLIGGCCRTSPNTIRAIYRTLSNRSAASQQH, encoded by the exons ATGGCAATCCTCGAAACTTCGTCGTTCATGTCAGACTTCGTCCGTCAGGCCGGTGGTGCCGCCGTGATCGACGGCGGCCTAGCGACTGAGCTCGAGCGCCATGGCGCCGACCTCAATGACCCCCTCTGGAGCGCCAAGTGCCTTCTCAGCTCTCCTCACCTCATTTGCAGG GTACACCTTGATTACCTTGAAGCTGGTGCAGATATTATAATCACAGCATCGTATCAG GCCACTATTCAGGGCTTTGAGGCTAAAGGCTTTTCTAGAGAGGAAAGTGAAGCCTTGCTGAAAAGAAGTGTGGAAATAGCTTGTGAGGCACGAGATGTATATTACGACAGATGTAGTAAAGGCCTTCCTGATGGCACTGGAGATGAAAAGATTCTCAAACATCGCCCCATCTTAGTTGCGGCATCTGTGGGGAGCTATGGGGCTTTCTTAGCTGATGGGTCTGAGTACAG TGGGAACTATGGTGATGCAATTACACTTGAAACATTAAAAGATTTTCATCGGAGAAGGGTTCAGATTCTAGCAGCATCAGGTGCTGACCTAATTGCATTTGAAACAGTTCCAAATAAGCTAGAAGCTCAG GCTTATGCTCGGCTTCTTGAGGAAGAAGACATAAATATCCCTGCTTGGTTTTCTTTCAACTCCAAGGACGGTGTCAATGTGGTCAGTGGTGATTCTTTGCTTGAATGTGCCACAATTGCTGAATCATGCAAAAGAGTTGTTGCTGTTGGAATCAACTGCACCCCTCCTAGATATATTCATGACCTGATTTTATGTCTCAAGAAg GTGACAACTAAACCACTTCTCATATATCCAAACAGTGGAGAAAGTTATGATGCCAACCTGAAGGAGTGGGTG CAAAATACTGGGGTTTCAGATGGTGACTTTGTGTCATATGTAAACAAATGGTGGCAAGTAGGTGCTTCCCTCATTGGAGGTTGCTGCCGAACATCTCCGAATACTATCAGAGCAATATATAGGACCCTTTCCAACCGATCTGCTGCTTCACAGCAGCACTGA
- the LOC131155677 gene encoding uncharacterized protein LOC131155677: MKRAMPWSDEEDDSSSSESSSLDMDTKSDDGLGKKKARDGTKAGQPSKEKTSAVRPAKQKSGRVGFEALTRHGYKGGLSVLSVPLPKEVADKKQDWSWSTGKESGAASKEIEESYEERQKTRAAIVEGEQLTNVLTRKEKNLSFAQKEKRKRDLGQASRGKNYVEEEKRLLRESGVYSGFDS, encoded by the exons ATGAAAAGAGCAATGCCATGGAGTGATGAGGAAGATGATTCATCATCTAGTGAATCTTCATCTCTCGATATGGACACGAAATCTGATGATGGATTAGGCAAGAAAAAGGCAAGGGATGGCACTAAAGCTGGTCAACCTTCTAAAGAAAAAACATCTGCAG TCAGGCCTGCAAAACAAAAGAGTGGGCGTGTTGGTTTTGAAGCTTTGACTCGACATGGCTATAAAGGTGGACTCTCAGTCTTGAGTGTTCCCTTGCCAAAAGAGGTGGCCGACAAGAAGCAAGACTGGTCGTGGTCAACCGGGAAGGAAAGTGGTGCAGCATCGAAGGAGATTGAAGAATCTTACGAAGAGCGCCAGAAAACCCGAGCGGCCATAGTTGAGGGAGAGCAGCTGACAAATGTGCTGACACGGAAAGAGAAGAATCTTTCTTTTGcacaaaaggaaaagaggaagagAGACCTTGGTCAAGCTAGCAGGGGGAAGAATTAtgttgaagaagaaaagagaTTGTTAAGGGAGAGTGGTGTCTATTCTGGTTTTGATTCTTGA